Within Blattabacterium cuenoti, the genomic segment GGTAATATAATTGATAACAATCCAGATTTATATAATAAAAATAATCCTATAGAAGGATTTCTGGATAAAAGAATCTTATTAAATTCTTCTGTAATTCTTTCTTTAGAAACAATATTTATTCTATTTTTATTTTTTTTAATAGATAAAAATGAAGATTCTTCAATAAAAAATTGAAGTTGAGTGGCAAAACGAATTGCTCTCATCATTCGTAATGGATCATCAGAATAAGTAATATCTGAATTTAATGGAGTTTTTAAAATTTTACTTTTTAAATCTAACAACCCTCCAAATGGATCTATCAATTCTCCATAATTATTTTCATTTAAGCTAATAGCTAAGGTATTAATTGTAAAATCTCTTCTATTTTGATCATCTTGCAATGATCCAAATTCTATAATAGGATTACGACTATGAAAACAATACGATTCTTTTCTAGATCCTACAAATTCTATTTTTTGATGATTATACTCTAACATAGCCGTTCCAAAACGTTTAAATATATTGATTTTAGGAGAAGGATTTATATATTTAGAAACTTCTTTAGCTAATCGAATTCCTTCTCCTATAGTTAAAATATCTAAATCTTTGGAATCCTTTTTTCCTAATAAAAAATCACGAACATAACCACCTACAACGTAACAATCTTGTTGTATTTTTCTAGCTGAAGAACTAACAATACGAAATATCTTCTTCTGAAGAGCAGAAACTAATTTCATGTGAATTACATCCGTAATATTTTAATTTTATTATTTGAAACAATTTTTAGAATAGAAGAACCATTGTACTTAGATTTTTCTTTTCTACGAAAATTCACAGCATAATCAACTTGATTTAAAATAGAAGGATGAATTTCATAAAAAGATTGAGGAGTGGGCTCTCCTGAAAGATTAGCAGAAGTAGATATTATTGGTCTATCTAATTTTCTAATCAAATGAACACAAAATGGATCGTTTGTTAAACGGATAGCCAAAGTCTTACTTTTTTTATTATTTATACTAAATAAATTTGTAATTGTTTTACGAATATTTTCATATACAATAGTAATAGGTTTTTTTCTTTTATGAAGATTGTCATTTATTAATTTTACAACTAAATCAGGAATTCCTTCTACTAATTCATATAACCGATCCATATTTTCCACTAATATGATCATAGATTTATAAAGATTTCTATTTTTTATTTTATATATTTTTTCTACAGCATGTAGATTAAAAGCATCACATCCCAATCCCCACACAGTATCTGTAGGATATAACAAACATTTACCTTTTTTTAAAAGAGTTGTACTTCTTTCTATTTCCTCAAAAAAAAACATGACATTTTTTTTTATATTAATTCTTAACAAGATTATGCATTCTTAATGCTTCATTTAAAGAAGTTTTTTTGTTTGTACTCTCTTTTCTTTTCCCTATAATTAGTGCACATGGAATAGGATATATTCCTGAAGGAAATTTTTTTGGATAAGATCCAGGGATAACTACAGAAGATTTAGGAATAACCCCTTTCATCTCAACAGGATCTTCATTTGTCACATCCAAAATTTTAGTAGATGAAGTTAAAACAACGTTTGCCCCTAATACGGCTTCTTTTTCTATAAGGACTCCTTCTACTAAAATGCATCTAGATCCAACAAAAACATCATCTTCTATAATAACTGGAGAAGATTGTATTGGTTCTAAAACTCCTCCTATTCCTACTCCACCGCTTATATGAACACGACTTCCAATTTGAGCACAACTTCCTACTGTTGCCCATGTATCTATCATTGTATTTTCTCCTATATATGATCCTATATTGACATAAGAAGGCATAAGAATCACTCCAGGAGAAATATAAGAACCATAACGAGCTACAGCATGAGGGACAACACGAATTCCTTTTTCTTTAAATTTATTTTTTATAGGAATTTTATCATGAAACTCTAATGGTCCTAATTCTAGGACATTCATTTTTCTAACAGAAAAATACATAATTATAGCTTTTTTTATCCATTCATTAACTATCCACTTTCCATTTAAAAATTCAGAAACTCTTATGTTTCCTTGTTCTATATGATCTATAACTTCAATTACCACATTTTGTATCTTTCTATCTGAATTCCACATTTTTTTTTTATTCCAAGCTTTTTCTATTTCTAATTTAAGATTATCTTTTTTAAGGGTATTCACTTGACACAAATCTTTAAAAGAAACAAAAGTAGTAAAAAATAAAACAAGTATATCTAATGACAAAAAAAATATTGGGAATAGATTATGGAAATGTAATCACTGGTTTATCTATAACAGATTCTAAACAAATATTTGCATTTGGACTAAATGCAATTCCCACTAAAAAATTAATGAGTTTTTTATCTCTGGTTATAGATCATGAAAAAATAGAAAAAATTGTTATAGGATTACCAAAAACATTAAAAAATAAAAATGCTTTCATAGAAAAGTCTATTCAAAAATTTATTTATGAATTTCATAAAAAATATCCTAAAATTCTTATAGAAAGATTAGATGAACGATTTACATCTAAAATGGCTTTTGATACTATGATTGAATTAGGATTCAAAAAAAAAAAGAGAAAAAAAAAAATAATTTTGAACGAAATTAGTGCTATTATTATTCTACAATCTTATCTTACTTATCTTAAAAAAAAAGGAGAGAATAAAAAAAAATAAATTATGGTTTTACCTATAATCATTTATGGAAATCCTATTCTTAGAAAAAAATGTCTAGATGTAGACATTCTTTCTTGTAGTAGTAGAAAAAATATAAATCAATTGATAAAAGATATGTTCGAGACGATACATACAGCCAAAGGAATAGGATTAGCCGCTCCTCAAATTGGAAAAAATATAAGACTTTTTATACTAAAAGTAGAGGAAACTACATTAGTAGCAAAGAATGCTAAAAAAAAAATAAATAATTCTTATAAAGAGGTTTTTATTAATGCAAGAATATTAAAACACTATGGAGAAGAATGTAAATTTTATGAAGGTTGTCTTAGCATTCCTGGAATCATGGGATTTGTGAATAGAAAATCTCATGTGTTAATAGAATATTATGATCACAATTGGAGAAAAAAGAAACAAATTTTTAAAGGAATATGTGCGAGAGTAATTCAACATGAATATGATCATCTTAATGGAAAACTTTTTATAGATTCTTTTTCTTCTTATAAGAAAAAATTAGTAAAAGAAAAATTAATTCATTTATTAAAAAAATAAAAAAAATTATTATGAAATAATGTAATCAACTATTTTTTTGAAAGTTTTTGGATCATTCATAGAAAAATCGGAAAGAAATTTTCTATTAAGTTTAATTTTTTTATCGGATAATTTTTTCATAAAAACAGAATAAGACATCTTTCCTGATTTACGGATTCCAGCGTTAATACGTTGAATCCAAAGAGATTTAAAATCTCTTTTCCTTCTTTTTCTTCCTGAAAAAGCATAACTGAAAGATTTTTCTACAGCATTTTTTGCCACTGTATAAACTTTACTTCTTGCTCCATAAAAACCTTTTGCTGATTTAAGTATTTTTTTTCTTCTTCTTCTAGAGGAAACTGCATTTGTAGATCTAGGCATTTAAATAACAATTAAAGTTGTTTTTTTATATTTTTTTTATCTGAATTTTTCAATATAGAAAACCGAGAAAGATTTCTTTTTCTCCTTTTCGATTTTTTGGTTAAAAGATGATTTTTGAACGCATGTTTCTTTTTTATAGATCCACTAGATGTTTTTTTAAATCTTTTTTTTGATCCTGATTTTGTTTTTAATTTTGGCATATTCATATTATTATGAAAATTTTTTGGGAGCTAATATCATATACATTCTTTTACCTTCCATAATTGGCATTTGTTCTACTCTTCCATATTCTTCAATTTCTTCTGCAAATTTTAACAATTTTATTTTTCCTTGATCTTTATACACGATAGAACGTCCTTTAAAAAAAACAAATACTTTTACTTTATCTCCACGCATTAAGAATTTTTCAGCACTTTTTATTTTCACTTTTCCATCATGATCTCCTATTTGTGGTCCAAATCTGATTTCTTTAGTATTAACTTTTACTTGTTTTGCTTTAAATTGCTTTTTTTTCTTTTTTTGTTCATACAAAAATTTCTTATAATCCAATATTTTGCATACTGGAGGATCTAATTTAGGATTCATTTCAACCAAATCTAATTCTTTAGATTGAGCAATCTGAAGAGCTTCTTGTATAGAGTAAATTCCATTCTTTAGAGAAGAATCTCCACCTATACCTATACCTACTAAACGAACTTTACTGGAATCAATGTTTGTATTAATCCTATGTTTCTCTTTTTTTCTAGGGAGTGGACGAAAAATTTTTTTCTTTCCTCTTGAAAATTTATTTTTTATAATGTATAAAATTTTTTATTAGTTTCTTTTTCTTTAAAAATGGTTTGTATTCCATTAGAAATAGTGAAGACTCCTATATGACCTATTCCATGACGTCTAAGTGAAATCATCTCGTTTCTTTCTTCTTTTTCTCCTAAAATCACCATATAAGGAATTTTAGAATCTTCTGAATCTTTTATTTTTTTATGAATCTTCTCATTCCTACTATCAATAAAAACACGAATATCGTTATTTAACATCAAATTTAAAATTTTTTTTGCATACACTATATATTTATCACTTATAGGAAGTATAACGACCTGATTAGGAGCTAACCATAAAGGAAGATTTCCTTTTGTATGTTCTATAATAATAGCTATAAGACGTTCTAAAGAACCAAAAGGAGCACGGTGAATCATTACGGGACGATGTTTTTCATTATTTTTTCCTTTATAATATAAATTAAACCTTTCAGGTAAATTATAATCTATCTGAATTGTTCCTAGTTGCCAATTTCTCCCCAAAGAATCTTTTATAAGAAAATCTAATTTTGGTCCATAAAAAGCTGCTTCTCCATAATTTATAGATGCTTTTATTCTTTCTTCTTTAACTATTCTTAAAATAATTTTTTCAGCTTTGTTCCAATTTGTTTCTGATCCAATATAGTTATTGGTTTTTTTTGGGTCTCTAAGAGAGATTCTTACTGTATATTCTAAAAAACCTAAACGACGAAAAACGTAAATAACTAAACTTATTACTTTTTTAAATTCTTCTAATAATTGATCATACGTGCAAAAAATATGAGCATCATCTTGTGTAAAACATCTGACTCTTGTCAGACCATGAAGTTCTCCAGTTTTTTCATAACGATAGACTGTTCCAAATTCTGCAAAACGTTTAGGAAGATCACGATAAGACCATTCTTGTGAACGGTAAACTTCACAATGATGAGGACAGTTCATTGGTTTTAGAAGAAATTCTTCTTTTTGACGAGGAGTTTGAATTGGTTGAAAACTATCTTTTCCATATTTATTCCAATGACCACTTCTAATATATAATTTTTTATGTCCAATATGAGGAGTCACAATCATTTCATATCCTGATTCTTTTTGAATATTAGTTAAAAATTCTTCTAAATTTTTTCTAAAAATTGTTCCTCTAGGTAACCACAATGGTAATCCTGTTCCTACTTCGTCAGAAAAAATAAAAAATTTTAATTTTTTACCTATTTTTCTATGATCTATATTTGTATCTTCTTTTTTTTTTGAAATTGAAGACAATTTATCTACTGACATACACTACGGAACTAAACTAACTACTCTAAATTACCTGAAAAAATCATATGAAATAAGTTACAAGTTTTTTTTTTATCATGATAAAAAAAATAAATACAATGCAGAAGCAATTATACTTCCTACAATAGGGCCTAATACAGGAATAAAAGCGTAATTCCAATTACTTTTTCCTTTTCCAGGGATTGGGATGATAGAATGAATAATTCTTGGTCCTAGATCTCTAGCGGGGTTCATAGCATATCCAGTTGTTCCTCCTAAAGATAATCCAATTCCTAATACAATTAAAGATGATGAAAAAGCCCCTAATCCTAATTCTACAATAGAATATTTTGTTTCATGAAAAACAATGAATTTTTCTGTAAGAAAGAAAGAAACAAATATAAAAATAAAAGTAGCGAGTACTTCACTTAAAAAATTTGAAAAAAAATTTTTTATAGAAGGAATCGTCGTAAAAACAGATAATTTATACTGTTCATTTTTAGTTTCTAAAAAATGATCCTTATATAAAATACAGACTAATAAAGATCCTAACATTGCTCCTATGAATTGAGAAATAATATAATAAGGAACAAGGATCCAATCAAATTTACCAATTATAGCTAACCCTATTGTAACAGATGGATTTAAATGTGCTCCGCTATAAGGATAAGAAACTAAAATTCCCATGAAAACAGCTAAAGACCATCCAACAGAAATAGTTAGCCATCCACCATCTCCATGTCCATGTCCTTTGGTTTTAGATAAAAAAACATTAGCTACAACTCCATTTCCTAAAAAAACTAGAATCATAGTTCCTATTATTTCTGCATATATTTTTGTCATATTTTTTTTAAATTTTAGACAGACAAAACCTTTATTTCTTTTTCAGATTTATTTTTCTTTATTTGTTTGTGTGGGAAGACCAAGAACGAGTTGTTTTTACTGCTCTTTTCCAACCTTGAATTCGTTCCCAACGATTTGACATTCCTTTTGGTTCAAAAATTTGTTCTAATTGCCATTTGTCTTGAATTTCTTCAAGACTTGTCCAATAATTTACAGCTAATCCTGCTAAATAAGCTGCTCCAGCTGCTGTAAGTTCAGATATTTTGGATTTAACAACTTTTACATTCAAAATTTCAGATTGAAATTGCATTAATAATTTATTTACTGTTGCTCCTCCATCTACACGTAGTTCTTTGATAGAAATACCGGAATCTGCTTCCATAGCTTTAAGAACATCCATATTTTGAAAAGCAATACTTTCCAAAGCAGCTCTCACAAAATGAGCAGAAGAAGTTCCTCTCGTAATTCCAACGATAGTTCCTCTTGCTTGTTGATCCCAATAAGGAGCTCCCAATCCAGAAAAAGCTGGTACCATATAAATACCTTCTGTATTTTCTACAGAAGAAGCGAGTGTTTCAGCTTCACTAGAAGATAAAAGCAACCCTAATCCATCTCTTAGCCATTGAACAACAGCTCCTGCAATAAATACACTTCCTTCTAAAGCGTATTGAACTTGATCCTTTATTTTCCAAGCAATGGTAGTAATTAAATTATTTTGAGAAAAAACAGGTGTTTCTCCTACATTCATTAACATAAAACAACCTGTCCCATAAGTGTTTTTTACCATTCCAATTTTAGTACACATTTGACCGAAAAGAGAAGCTTGTTGATCTCCTGCAATTCCAGATATGGGAATTTTATGAGAAAGAATGTGTCCAGTAGTGTATCCAAAAATCTCACTAGAAGATTTCACTTCTGGAAGCATTGTTTTCGGAATATCAAATAAGTTGATTAACTCTTGGTCCCAACTAAGTGTATGAATGTTAAAAAGCATGGTACGAGATGCATTAGTAACATCTGTCACATGAATTTTTTTTCCGGTTAAATTCCAAATTAACCATGAATCTATAGTTCCAAAGGCTAATGTTCCAGAATAAGCTTTTTTTCTAGCTCCTGGAACATTATCTAAAATCCATTTAATTTTAGTGGCAGAAAAATATGGATCTATAATAAGTCCCGTTTTTTTTCTAATCATTTCAGTTAACCCGTCACATTTAATTTGATCACAATAATCTGATGTACGTCTGTCTTGCCAAACGATAGCATTGAAAATAGGTTCTCCTGTTTTTCTATCCCAGACAACAGTAGTTTCTCTTTGATTAGTGATTCCTATTGAAACAATATTCTCTCCTTCTAAATTTGCCTTTAAAATCGCTTCCAAAGCAACTGAAGCTTGTGTAGACCATATTTCTTCTGCATTATGTTCTACCCATCCAGGGGAAGGATAAATTTGTGTAAATTCTCTTTGAGCTACAGAAATAATGTTTCCAATTTTATCAAAAATAATAGCTCTAGAACTAGTGGTTCCCTGATCTAATGATAGCACATATTTTTTCATAAGTATATTAGTGAATGATGATAATAATGGTGTTTCCAACTTTTGAATTAACGATTAACGATATCAAACTACTGGATAATAATATTGCATAGCTAACTCTTTGAAAGCAGCTACCTGTGATTTTTCCCATTCTTCATCTTTAGAAAGTTCTTGAGCCATTAATGCTGCTACTCTTGGGGCTATATCTATTGCTTTTTTGGCATTTAAAAATAATAAACGAAATCTTCTTGCTAAAACATCTTCAATTGTTCTAGCCATTTCATGACGTACCATCCATATAACTTCTGCCTTAGTACAATAATAAGAAGTGTTTTGTGTTTGTGAAATAAGTGAATCTCCTAATAAAGGATTCTCCTCAATTAATTTTTTAATATGATATTCATCTTCTCCATATTTTTTCCAATAAGAATTTGGATTCTTGCATTCGTAAGAAAAAGCTCCATAAATTTTTATATTTTTTGTTGAAGAAGGAACTTTATTTAAATTTCCTATTTCAATAGCTTTATTAACAGTTTCCTCAGCCATTTTTCTATATGTGGTCCATTTTCCACCTATAATTGTAACCAGTCCAGAAGGACTTATCATAAGTTTATGAGATCTAGAAATATCTTTAGCGGAAGTAGTAGAAGATAAATGGTGAGGAACAACAAGAGGTCGTAATCCTGAAAAAGCACTTAATATATCAGATTTTCTAGGAGAATGGATAAAATATTTTTTGAAAGTTTGCAAAATAAAGTCTATTTCTTTTTCTAAAGGTTTGGGGTCAAGAATACATTTATCCAAAAAAGTATCTGTAGTTCCTACTAAAACATGATCATACCATGGAACACTAAACAAAATTCTTCCATCAGAAGTTTTTGGTATTACTATAGCATTAGAACTACTAAAAAAAGATCTTTTTAACACAATATGTGTTCCTTGACTAGGTTTTATCAAAATGGGACATGTACATTGATCCATTTTTGAAATGGAATCAGAAAATACTCCAGTTGCATTAATAACTATTTTGGAATAAATAGAATATTTTTTTTTCGTTTCAAGATCATCCGCTACAACTCCAGATATTTTATTTCCAACTTTCTTGATAAGATTTTTTACTTGAAAATAGTTTAACAAGACGCCTCCTTTTTTAACGCAAGTTTGTGCTAAATTAATAGCTAAACGAGAATCATCAAATTGACCATCATAATATAAAATTCCTCCTTTTAACTTATCAGGTTTCATTTCAGGAAAAATATTTAATATTTCCTTTTTGGATAAAAATTTGGATTTTCCAAAACTTAGTGAACCCGCTAACCATTCGTAAAGTTTTAAACCACTCCAATACAAAAAACCCATTCTCCAACTAAAAATTGGAATAACAAATCGTTGTATCTTAACTAAATGAGGAGCATTTTGCAACAAAAGACCTCTTTCTTGTAATGCTTCATAAACTAATTTAATATTTCCTTGAGCTAAATACCGTATTCCTCCGTGAACTAATTTAGTACTTCTACTAGAAGTTCCTTTGGAAAAATCAGATTGTTCCAAAAGAAGAGTTTTATATCCCCTAGAAGCTGAATCCAAAGCAATTCCTAATCCTGTGGCTCCTCCTCCAATAATGATAACATCCCAAACATTTATATCATCTAAAATCTTCAAAAATCTATCTCTATTTAATAAAAAACCTTTCATCATGGGTTCCTCATTCAATTCATATAATAATTTAAAAACGACAAATAATATAAAAAAATTTTAAATATTAAATGGACAAAATTAAAAATATTTTCAATAGTAGACAATTATTATCAAAATTGATTAAATATTTTATAATTATAAGTAAATTTATCTTTTTATTTTTGATAAAAAATTTTTTATCATTTGTTGTCCAGAATTAGAATTCATATTAATAGTTTTCATCATTTTGCTTATAATATCAAATTGTTTTAAAAAAAGATCAATTTCTTTTAATGAAACTCCGGACCCTTTTGATATTCTTTTTTTTCTTATAACATCATCAAGTTTTTTAGGATTATTTCTTTCATAGGGAGTCATGGATAAAATGATAGATTCTATTCTTTTAAAAGAATCTTTTTTAGTAGTTGTTTTTCCAAAAAAACTTTCTATTCCAGGAATCATAGATATAATATTTCTTATGTTTCCTATTTTTTTTAGATGTTGAATTTGCTCTAAAAGATCCTCAAAATTAAAACGGTTTTTTGAAATTTTATTATAAATTTTTTGAGTTCTTTCCTTATCAAATTGTTCCTTAACTTTTTCTACAAAAGAAACAATATCTCCCATTCCTAAAATTCTATTAGCTATTCTATCTGGATAAAAAATTTCTATATCTTCTATTTTCTCTCCATTGCTAATAAATTTAATGGGTTTTCCCACAATCTTAGACATAGTAATAGCTGCTCCACCTCTGCTATCTCCATCTAACTTTGTCATAACTATTCCGTCAAAATTCAAAACTTGAGAAAAAATTTGAACGGTATTTATAGCATCTTGTCCCGTCATTCCATCTACAACAAACAAAGTTTCATTTGGATGACAGGATAAATAAATTTCTTGAATTTCATCCATCATTGTTTTATTAATAGCCAATCTTCCAGCAGTATCAATGAGAATCACATCATGATCTTTTTTTTTAGCATAAAAAATAGATTCTTTAACAATTTCTATTACATTTTGACTGTTTTTAGAAAAAACAGGAAGATTTGCTTTTTCTGCAATAATTTTCAATTGATCTATAGCTGCAGGACGGTAAATATCTGCAGCTACTAACAAAGGGGATTTTGATTTATTTTTTTTTTTCAAAAAAAAAGCTAATTTGGAAGAAAAAGAAGTTTTTCCACTTCCCTGTAATCCACATATTAAAATAATGGAAGGTTTTTTGTCTAAATTTATTTCTGTACTTTCCCCCCCCATAAGGGATACAAGTTCATCGTATACTATTTTGATAATTAATTGTTTTGGATTTAAAGAAGTAAGAACTTTTTTTCCAATAGATTTTTCTTTTACATTTTGAATAAATGTTTTAGCAATTTTATAATTCACATCTGCATCTATAAGAGCTATCCGTATTTCTTTTAATGTGTTTGCAATGTTTTTTTCAGTGATTCTATTCTTTCCCTTCAAAACATGAAGAGCTTTTTCCAATTTTTTTTGTAATTGTTCAAACATAATTGAATTATTTTTTTTTAGGACGACTTTCTTTTGCTCCTACATACGATCAAGCATTTTTATTCCTAATAATTTCATTCCATCTTTTAAAATATTTCCTGTTACATGAATAACATTCATTCTAATATTACTATGAATAATATCTAGAGGATCTATTATTTTTTTGTTTTGATAAAAATGATTAAAAACCTGAGAAACTTCATAAATATAATTAGCGACTAAAGAAGGATTCAACTTCTCTGCGGATTTCCTTAATACTAATGGATACTTTTGAAGAATTTTAATCATGTTTCTTTCATATGGATCAAATTTCGCATTATTCCAATATTCATTAGTTAATGAACATAAATCAAAAAATTTTCGTTCTAAAGAACGAATTCTAGAATAAGTATATTGAATATATGTTCCTGTATTTCCCTTAAAATCTATAGATTTTTCAGGATAAAAAATAATTCTTTTTTTTGGATCTACTTTAAGAAAATAATATTTTAGAGCTCCTATTCCTATTATTTTAGAATATTCTTTTTGTTCTTTTTTTGAAAAATCTTTTAATAAATTTTTTTTAGCAATGGAATACATTTTTAATATTAGACTATCCGCATCTATAATGTTTCCTTCTCTGGATTTCATTTTACCACTTGGTAAATCAACCATTCCATAAGAAAAATGAGATAATTTATTGACCCATTTATATCCTAAACGGTTTAATATTATAAAAAGAACTTGAAAATGATAATCTTGTTCTTTTCCTACAATATAGATTAATTTATCTATCTTGTATTTCCTAAAACGTTCTACAGCGGTTCCTATATCTTGAGTAATATATACAGAAGTTTTATCTGATCGTAAAAGAAGTTTTTGATCAAAACCTTCTTTGATTAAATCTATCCAAATTGATCCATCTTTTTTTTGGAAAAAAATTCTTCTTTTGAGACCTTCTTTTAGAATATTTTTTCCAATTTCATAAAGATTACTTTCATATTCTATTTTATCAAAAGTTATCCCTAGTTTTTCATAAGTCTCTTTAAATCCACTATAAACCCATTTATTCATCTTTTTCCAAAGCTTTATAGTTTCTTTATCTCCAGATTCCCATTTTTTTAATAAATCCCTAGACTTTTGTAGAATTGAAACTTTTTCCTTCTGTTTTTTATGTTTGTTGTAATGATTATCATTATTTTTAGTTTCTTCACGATGAATTTTATCAAATAAACAATAATATTTTCCTACAAAATGGTCTCCTTTCATTTTTACGCTATCTGGAGTTTCTCCTTTTCCAAACTCTTTCCAAGCTATCATAGACTTGCATATATGGATTCCCCTATCATTAATTATTTGAATTCTTATTATTTTATGTCCAACTGTTTTCAATATTTCTGATACGGAAGAACCAATTAGACTGTTTCTAATGTGTCCCAAGTGAAGAGGTTTATTCGCATTAGGAGAAGAATATTCTACCATGATATTTTCAGATGGTAATTTGAAATCATGAAAATCATTAATTAACATTTTTTTTAAAAGATGAAGATAATACTTATCCTCATAAATAAAATTTAAAAAACCTCCAATAATAGAAAAAGATATAAATCCCATTAATTTGTTATGGACATAATTTCCAATATGTTTTCCAATTTTTTCTACAGGTTCTTTTAATTTTCCGGACAAAGGAAACAAAATT encodes:
- the glpK gene encoding glycerol kinase GlpK, producing MKKYVLSLDQGTTSSRAIIFDKIGNIISVAQREFTQIYPSPGWVEHNAEEIWSTQASVALEAILKANLEGENIVSIGITNQRETTVVWDRKTGEPIFNAIVWQDRRTSDYCDQIKCDGLTEMIRKKTGLIIDPYFSATKIKWILDNVPGARKKAYSGTLAFGTIDSWLIWNLTGKKIHVTDVTNASRTMLFNIHTLSWDQELINLFDIPKTMLPEVKSSSEIFGYTTGHILSHKIPISGIAGDQQASLFGQMCTKIGMVKNTYGTGCFMLMNVGETPVFSQNNLITTIAWKIKDQVQYALEGSVFIAGAVVQWLRDGLGLLLSSSEAETLASSVENTEGIYMVPAFSGLGAPYWDQQARGTIVGITRGTSSAHFVRAALESIAFQNMDVLKAMEADSGISIKELRVDGGATVNKLLMQFQSEILNVKVVKSKISELTAAGAAYLAGLAVNYWTSLEEIQDKWQLEQIFEPKGMSNRWERIQGWKRAVKTTRSWSSHTNK
- a CDS encoding glycerol-3-phosphate dehydrogenase/oxidase, producing the protein MMKGFLLNRDRFLKILDDINVWDVIIIGGGATGLGIALDSASRGYKTLLLEQSDFSKGTSSRSTKLVHGGIRYLAQGNIKLVYEALQERGLLLQNAPHLVKIQRFVIPIFSWRMGFLYWSGLKLYEWLAGSLSFGKSKFLSKKEILNIFPEMKPDKLKGGILYYDGQFDDSRLAINLAQTCVKKGGVLLNYFQVKNLIKKVGNKISGVVADDLETKKKYSIYSKIVINATGVFSDSISKMDQCTCPILIKPSQGTHIVLKRSFFSSSNAIVIPKTSDGRILFSVPWYDHVLVGTTDTFLDKCILDPKPLEKEIDFILQTFKKYFIHSPRKSDILSAFSGLRPLVVPHHLSSTTSAKDISRSHKLMISPSGLVTIIGGKWTTYRKMAEETVNKAIEIGNLNKVPSSTKNIKIYGAFSYECKNPNSYWKKYGEDEYHIKKLIEENPLLGDSLISQTQNTSYYCTKAEVIWMVRHEMARTIEDVLARRFRLLFLNAKKAIDIAPRVAALMAQELSKDEEWEKSQVAAFKELAMQYYYPVV
- the ffh gene encoding signal recognition particle protein, translating into MFEQLQKKLEKALHVLKGKNRITEKNIANTLKEIRIALIDADVNYKIAKTFIQNVKEKSIGKKVLTSLNPKQLIIKIVYDELVSLMGGESTEINLDKKPSIILICGLQGSGKTSFSSKLAFFLKKKNKSKSPLLVAADIYRPAAIDQLKIIAEKANLPVFSKNSQNVIEIVKESIFYAKKKDHDVILIDTAGRLAINKTMMDEIQEIYLSCHPNETLFVVDGMTGQDAINTVQIFSQVLNFDGIVMTKLDGDSRGGAAITMSKIVGKPIKFISNGEKIEDIEIFYPDRIANRILGMGDIVSFVEKVKEQFDKERTQKIYNKISKNRFNFEDLLEQIQHLKKIGNIRNIISMIPGIESFFGKTTTKKDSFKRIESIILSMTPYERNNPKKLDDVIRKKRISKGSGVSLKEIDLFLKQFDIISKMMKTINMNSNSGQQMIKNFLSKIKR
- the argS gene encoding arginine--tRNA ligase yields the protein MNSSSNNDFKSIEEVIEQGISILYGLNPCPKLDFQYQYTKKEYPGDITLILFPLSGKLKEPVEKIGKHIGNYVHNKLMGFISFSIIGGFLNFIYEDKYYLHLLKKMLINDFHDFKLPSENIMVEYSSPNANKPLHLGHIRNSLIGSSVSEILKTVGHKIIRIQIINDRGIHICKSMIAWKEFGKGETPDSVKMKGDHFVGKYYCLFDKIHREETKNNDNHYNKHKKQKEKVSILQKSRDLLKKWESGDKETIKLWKKMNKWVYSGFKETYEKLGITFDKIEYESNLYEIGKNILKEGLKRRIFFQKKDGSIWIDLIKEGFDQKLLLRSDKTSVYITQDIGTAVERFRKYKIDKLIYIVGKEQDYHFQVLFIILNRLGYKWVNKLSHFSYGMVDLPSGKMKSREGNIIDADSLILKMYSIAKKNLLKDFSKKEQKEYSKIIGIGALKYYFLKVDPKKRIIFYPEKSIDFKGNTGTYIQYTYSRIRSLERKFFDLCSLTNEYWNNAKFDPYERNMIKILQKYPLVLRKSAEKLNPSLVANYIYEVSQVFNHFYQNKKIIDPLDIIHSNIRMNVIHVTGNILKDGMKLLGIKMLDRM